The proteins below come from a single Candidatus Neomarinimicrobiota bacterium genomic window:
- a CDS encoding DNA-3-methyladenine glycosylase I, whose product MTERVRCPWPTNDPQMIEYHDKEWGVPAKDDRIQFEHHLLEIFQAGLSWRTILHRREEFRNAFAGFDPAKVAKFGEKDVQKLLNNEGIIRNNLKIRAAINNAGKFLKLAETHGSYYDFLLQFKPKLKSAFKTIAEMPAETPESAALSKELKLLDFKFVGSITCYAHMQSVGIVNDHLVSCFRYREIEKMTT is encoded by the coding sequence GTGACTGAAAGAGTCCGCTGTCCATGGCCCACAAACGACCCCCAGATGATAGAGTATCACGACAAAGAGTGGGGTGTACCCGCCAAAGACGATAGGATTCAATTCGAACATCACCTGCTCGAAATATTTCAGGCAGGCTTAAGCTGGCGGACTATATTGCACCGCCGTGAAGAATTCCGAAATGCTTTTGCGGGTTTTGACCCTGCCAAAGTTGCAAAGTTCGGAGAAAAAGATGTACAAAAATTACTCAATAACGAAGGAATAATTCGTAATAATCTGAAAATTCGGGCAGCTATCAACAATGCGGGTAAATTTCTCAAGTTGGCTGAAACCCATGGCAGCTATTATGATTTTCTACTACAGTTTAAACCTAAACTAAAATCAGCGTTCAAAACCATTGCAGAAATGCCTGCGGAGACACCCGAATCCGCAGCGCTCTCTAAAGAACTCAAGTTGCTTGATTTTAAGTTCGTCGGTTCGATAACCTGTTACGCGCATATGCAGAGCGTGGGGATCGTCAACGACCATCTCGTGAGTTGTTTTCGCTATAGGGAGATCGAGAAGATGACTACCTGA
- a CDS encoding 4a-hydroxytetrahydrobiopterin dehydratase: MTELTQMKCVACRRDAPTVTEEEISEFKPEIPDWNLLEVKGIKRLENEYRFDNFEKALAFTNRVGNIAEEEGHHPAILTEWGSVKVSWWTHKIKGLHKNDFIMASKTDRIFSES, encoded by the coding sequence ATGACAGAATTAACCCAGATGAAGTGCGTTGCCTGCCGGCGCGATGCACCGACGGTGACCGAAGAAGAGATATCCGAGTTCAAACCGGAGATACCGGACTGGAATTTGCTTGAAGTCAAAGGTATCAAACGTCTTGAGAACGAATATAGATTCGATAACTTCGAAAAGGCGCTTGCTTTCACCAACAGGGTAGGGAATATAGCCGAAGAGGAGGGTCATCACCCTGCCATCCTAACCGAATGGGGCAGCGTGAAAGTCTCCTGGTGGACACATAAAATCAAAGGTCTTCACAAAAACGATTTTATAATGGCGTCTAAAACAGACCGGATATTTTCGGAATCATAA
- a CDS encoding VOC family protein, whose amino-acid sequence MSIHPDTKIGHIHLKVSNIDKALSFYCDILGFKLTQRIGDQAAFISAGGYHHHIGLNTWESRDGTPPPNGHTGLYHTAILFPNRLELAKALKKLIDEKYPLQGTADHGVSEAIYLADPDGNGVELYSDKPRDEWPRKQNGELDMVTLPLDIDGLLAELK is encoded by the coding sequence TTGAGCATCCATCCCGATACAAAGATCGGCCACATCCATCTGAAGGTATCGAATATAGATAAAGCTCTGTCCTTTTACTGCGATATTCTCGGCTTCAAACTGACTCAGCGGATAGGCGATCAGGCTGCGTTCATTTCAGCGGGCGGATATCATCATCATATAGGATTGAACACATGGGAAAGCAGGGACGGTACTCCTCCGCCAAACGGACATACGGGACTTTATCATACGGCAATACTCTTTCCGAACAGATTGGAGCTGGCAAAAGCTCTTAAAAAACTCATCGATGAAAAATATCCGCTTCAAGGCACAGCAGATCACGGAGTCTCAGAAGCTATCTACCTTGCCGATCCGGACGGAAACGGGGTTGAGCTTTACTCCGACAAACCACGTGATGAATGGCCAAGAAAACAAAACGGCGAATTGGATATGGTCACACTTCCTCTTGATATTGACGGGTTACTTGCAGAACTTAAGTAA
- a CDS encoding cyclic nucleotide-binding domain-containing protein: protein MISEEHKNLLFKASIFSGLSPEQLTSVLDTVREVSYGEGEIIMNEGDEGGELFVIVEGSIQIEKKAGDNFTIKIARTEQRGMLIGEMSLIDMKPRSATVRADSPVTLLGLKREDLAVLFDEDPKVLATISLNIARLLSDRLRHSNDMFAELFSHFTA, encoded by the coding sequence ATGATTTCTGAAGAACATAAAAACCTTCTCTTCAAAGCCTCAATATTTTCCGGTCTCTCGCCCGAACAATTGACCAGCGTTCTCGATACAGTGAGAGAGGTCAGTTACGGTGAAGGCGAAATTATCATGAATGAAGGCGATGAAGGCGGAGAGTTGTTTGTGATTGTTGAGGGCAGCATTCAAATAGAAAAGAAAGCCGGTGATAATTTCACCATTAAAATTGCCCGCACGGAACAACGGGGGATGTTGATCGGCGAGATGTCTCTCATTGACATGAAACCGCGTTCCGCAACGGTTAGGGCGGACTCTCCTGTTACTTTATTAGGCCTAAAAAGAGAAGATCTGGCAGTGCTGTTTGACGAGGACCCTAAAGTTCTCGCTACCATATCTCTCAATATTGCCCGGTTGCTAAGCGACAGGCTACGCCATTCAAATGATATGTTTGCAGAGCTCTTCAGCCACTTTACGGCTTAA